In Kutzneria kofuensis, the DNA window GGTGCTCGTCGACGACCTGGCGACGTGGCTGACCGGGGTGCTCGACGACACCGGCGCCTGGGAAGGGACCGTTTCCGAAGCCAGGGCCCGGTGTGACGAACTCGTCGCCGCCGTCGCTCGACGCGAGGGCCCGCTTGTGCTGGTGTCGGCCGAGGTCGGGTTGGGCGTCGTGCCCGCGACCCGCTCTGGCAGGCTGTTCCGCGACGAACTGGGCTCGCTGAACGCGAGGCTGGCGCAGGTGTGCGACGAGGTGCTGCTGCTCGTCGCCGGCCTGCCACTCCGGTTGAGGTGAAAGGACCTTGTGGTGACGAGCATCGAGTTCCCCGCCGTCGATCCGCCGGACCCGGCCGCGCGGCGGGAGGCGGCCGCCCGGCACGAGCGGCTGACCAAGCCCGCCGGCTCGCTGGGGCGGCTGGAGGAGCTCGGTGTGTGGATCGCCTCGTGTCAGGGCAAGTGCCCGCCGCGGCCGTTCACCCGGGCCCGGGTGGTGGTGTTCGCCGGTGACCACGGCGTCGCCCGCAGCGGCGTGTCCGCGTACCCGACCGAGGTCACCGGGCAGATGGTGGCCAACTTCATGACCGGCGGGGCCGCGATCAACGTGCTGGCCGGGGTGGCCGGCGCGACCGTGCGGGTCGTCGACATGGCCGTCGACGCCGACACCCCCGAGCAGGTCAGCCGGCACAAGGTGCGGCGGTCGTCCGGTTCCATCGACCGTGAGGACGCCCTGACCGACGACGAGGTCCGCCGGGCCGTCGCCGCCGGCATGGCCATCGCCGACGAGGAGGTCGACGGCGGGGCGGACCTGTTGATCGCCGGCGACATGGGCATCGGCAACACGACCCCGTCCGCCGTGATCGTGGCCGCCCTGACCGGCGAGGAGCCCGTGGCCGTCGTCGGCCGGGGCACGGGCATCGACGACAGCGCGTGGATGCGCAAGACCGCCGCCATCCGGGACGCGCTTCGCCGGGCCCGCAAGGTCACCGGCGACCCGCTGGCCCTGTTGCGTACCGTCGGCGGCGCCGACATCGCCGCCATGGCGGGTTTCCTTGCGCAGGCCGCCATCAGGCGCACCCCCGTGCTGCTCGACGGCCTCGTCGTCGGCGCTGCCGCCATGGTCGCCGAGGACCTCGCCCCCGGGGCCCGGCACTGGTGGGTCGCCGGCCACCGCTCCGTCGAACCCGCCCACGGCTTTGTCCTGGGGCACCTGGGGTTGACCCCCATCATCGACCTCGGCATGCGTCTGGGCGAGGGCTCCGGCGCCGCCGCCGCGCTGCCGCTGATCACCATGGCCGCCCGGATCCTCACCGACATGGCCACCTTCGGCGACGCCGGGGTTTCCGAGCGTTCCGAGGACACCGCGAGCACGCCGTCGTAACCGTGGACGGGCTGCGACTCGCCTTGTCGTGGCTGACGGTGCTGCCTGTGCCCGCACCGTCCGTCGACCGGCGAGTCGCCGCCCGTGCCATCTCCTTGGCCCCGCTTGTCGGCCTGCTGCTGGGACTTCTCGCCGCTCTGGTGTCGTGGGGCGTTGTGACTCTGGGCGCTCCCCCGCTGCTGGCCGGGCTGCTCGTCGTTGCCGTGCTGGCCCTGCTCACCCGTGGCATGCACCTCGACGGCCTCGCCGACACCGCCGACGGTCTCGGCTGCTACGGCCCGCCCGCCCGCGCCCTGGAGATCATGAAGTCCGGCGGCGCCGGTCCTTTCGCCGTCGTGGTTCTTGTTGTCGGGCTGGGGATTCAGGCCGTCTGCTTCGGTGCGGAGCCGTGGCCGGCGGTGCTGCTGGCGGTGGTGGCCAGCCGGGTCGCGTTCACGTGGTGCTGCCTGCGCTCCGTCCCCGCCGCCCGCCCGGAAGGCCTGGGGGCCTTGGTGTCCGGCAGCCAGCCGCTGGCCGTCCCTGTCTTGTGGACGGCTCTCGCCCTGGCCGCCGGTTTCCTCGCCGTCCCCGACAAGCCCTGGCTGGGCCCCATCGGCGTTGCCCTCGCCACGGCCCTCGTGCTGCTCCTGCTCCGGCACGTGCGCAAACGCTTCGGCGGCATCACCGGGGACGTCCTCGGCGCCGCCAGCGAACTGGCCGCCACCGTCGTCCTCGTGGTGTGTGCCTTCTAGCCGAGGAGCACCGGCAGGGCCTTCAGGGCATGAGAACGGAAAGAGGCCCGCCATGGCAGCTCGGCCGCCGGCACGGCGAGGCGGAGGTCGGGGAACCGGGCGAACAGCGTCTCCAGGGCGATGCGGATCTCCAGTCGGGCCAGGGGGGCGCCGAGGCAGTAGTGCACGCCGTGGCCGAAGGTGAAGTGCTGGCGGTCGGGGCGGGCGGGGTCGAGACGGTCGGGCTCGGGGAACCGGGACGGGTCGCGGTTGGCGGAGGCCATGCCGAGCAGCACGGTGTCGCCGGCGGGGATGGTGACGCCGTCGACGTCGATGTCCGCCAAGGGGAACCGGCGGATGGCGAAGTGGGCGGGAACGGCCAGCCGGAGCAGTTCCTCGACGAAGTCGGTGATCCGGTCGCGGTCGAGTGCCGGGTTCTCCAGCAAGGTCAGGACGCCGGAAGCGATGACGTGGGCGACGTTCTCCACGCCGGCGAGCAGCAGCAGGAACGCCAGCGAGACGAGCTCGTTCTCGCTCATCCGCTCGTCGTCGTCACGGGCCGAGATGATGGCGGACAGCAGGTCGTCGCCCGGGTCGTCACGCCGAGCGGCGACCAGGTCGAGCAGGAACTTCTGCATGCTGGCGATGCCGTCGGCGGCGTCACGGGGATGCGCCGGCGCGAACATGGCGGCGGTCCAGGCGGCGAACCGGGCCCGGTCCTCCAGGGGAACACCGATGAGGTCGCCGATGACGGTGAGCGGCAAAGGGGCCGCGTACTCGGCGACGAGGTCGACGGTCGGCCCGGCGAGCCGGTCGGCGAGATCCGAGGCCACGGCGCGGATGCCGTCGGCCATCTGCTCGACCCGCCGCGCGGTGAAGGACCGGGAGACGATGCGGCGCAGGCGTTGGTGGTCGTCGCCGTCCATGTTCATCATGTTGGCGTCGAGCTCGGGCGGCAGCGAGAAGCCGGCGTAACCGGTGCGGGAATTGGCCTTGTTCAAGGAAAGCCGGGGATCGCCGAACAACCGGGCGACGTCGGCGGCGCGGGGCACGATCCACGCGGGCGAGCCGTCGGGGGTCATGAAGTGGTGCACGGGGCCGGCTTCCCGCAGGGAAGCGTGGAAGGCGTACGGATCGGCGTAGTACGAGGCGTCGAACGGCATCGGCAGCTGGTCGCTCACGCGATTTCCCTTTCCGCGGAACGGATCCGTTCGTCCCGAGCCACGGCGTCGACTATAGGTGAGCGGCGGAACGCCCGGGCGACCGCCTTCTGGTGGGCGAGCTCGCCGGCCAGATCGGAGGGCTCGGCGACCGTGCCGACGGCGGAATCCCGTTTGGGCGCACCGGCTTCGGCGGCCTCGACCGCCACCCGCAGCTGCGCGGCCTCGATCACGGCGGCGGCGTCGCCGATCCCGGCCGCGCGACACCGCGACGAGACGTCCTCGCCAACGGCCGCACTCATCCACGGCTGCAACGCCCGCTGACCGTCCCGGATCTCGATGAGCATCCGGTACAGCCGGGTGTCCACGGGCGTCCCGGCCTCCAGCGGCAGCCGCACTTCCGGCACCACGGCGACGATTCGGGCGTGCAGGGGCGCCAGCAGCCGCAGGGCGAACACCCGCCCGACCCAGGCGGAGGCGTTGGTCAGATGATGCCCCCACGACGGAATCGTCCAGGCGATGGGGCGCAGGACCGCGCTCGTCACGGCGGCGATCTGCACCACTGGTTCCCAGGCGACACCGGAGGATCCGAACAACGCGGCCACGATGTCGCCGATCCGGCCGGCCGAGTAGACGAAGTCGGCGCCGCAGCCGGCCCCGGTGAGCAGCAGGCCCCGGCGCAGCCAGGTGTCGGCGACTCTCCGCGCGCACTGCAGGCAGATCTTGAACGTGCTGGCCTGCGCCACGCAGAACGAGACCACGTAAACCGTCAGGTAGTACGGGAACTGCCCGGCCTTGGCCAGCGCGAAGTCGTTGGGGTTCTCCCCGTTGGCCATGCTGACGAAGAACAGCACCGCCATGGCGACCAGGACAAGAGCGAACAGCAGCAGCCGCGGCCGGAGCTTGCGCCACGCGGTCTCGCTGTCGTGCACCCACAGCAGAACCAGCACCTGCTGGATGGCGGCCAGCACGATCACCAGGCCCTGCGTGATCAGCCCGGAGATGTTGGTGATGCCGATCGCGGCGCTGACCCGCGGCCACACCGTCGGCGAGGAGACCGTGAACAGCACCGTCGTCAGCGCGAAGACCAGCCACAGCGCGACGTGCACCGGGGTCCGGCGGGTCCACAGCGTCGGCAGCTTCACCAGCGTGACGATGCCGACCAGGATCGCGCACGCCGGATAGAGGTAGGCGTTCATCTCGTCCCAGGGTGATCGGCGCGGCCCAGCGCGCGCACGAGGCGTTCGACCAGCTCCCGGTCCTCCGGCACCACGTCCCACGAGCGGTCCGGGCTCCAGGGGCTGATCCGCTGTCCCATCATCGAGGCGAGCAGTTCCGCCTCCTGTTCGGCGACGCTGTTGGTGTGCTCCCGGCCGAGCACCCGCTTGACCAGGCCCGGGTCCAGCGACGGCATCATCATCGCGATCGCGTCCTCGGCCAGCACGGTCTCGGTCTCGTGCTGGAACAGCAGGTGCGCGACCTCGTGCAGCACGATCTGCCGCTGGTAGAGCGGCACGGCGCGGCGCTCGAACACGATGAAGTCCTCGTCGCCGGTGGCGATGAGGAAGCCCTCGGGGGCGGCGACGGGCAGGTCGAACGGCACCAGCCGGACCGGCCGCCCCCGGCGGTCACCGACCTGGTCGATGACGGCCTGGATCTCCGCGCCGGGGCGCAGGTCCAGCTGCGCCAGCTCGGCGGTGCAGCGTTTGCGCAGCGAGCCGGACGCTCGGCCGCGGCTCCAGCGAGCCACCATCACCCCGGCTCACCTCCCCGCGTCCGGGGCGTCGCCCTGCAGCCGGCCCTTGGCCTGCCGCGCCGCGCCGACGATGGCGTCGAGCAGGTTGTTCAGGGTGCTGGCGGCGTCGTCGGAGATGCCGGTGGAGTTGCGCAGCAGCACGGCCTCCACGCCCGCGTCCTTGGCCTCGCGCAGCTGACGCGACAGCGCCAGCTCCTGGTTGACCTGCGCGAAGACGTCTCCGTCCAGCAGGTAGGCCACGCGCCGGATGCCGAGGCTGTGGGTGAGCTTGACCAGCGTGTCCACCTGGACGTTCGCGCCCTCGGCGGATTCGAGCGCGGCGATGGTGCGCATGGACACGCCGGACCGCTCGGCGAGCTCGGCCCGGGTCAGCGGTCCCTCGGGATGGTGCTCCCGGATGTAGCGCAGCCGCTCGCCCACGGCCGATCGGGTGAGATTCAGCCGGTCGTCTATGTCCTCCGCGCCGGACCCGGCACGGTGGTTGTCACTGGCCACCCGTACTCCCCAGTCAGTCGGGATCACCACACCGCGACGTGCAATATAATGCACATGGCTTGCAGAGTATTGCAATCACCCGGCCGATCTCTCTATCGTCGACGACGGTGACCGAGCGTGTCCGGCACGCGCGTCGCCCGACGGCCGAGGGGACCGCCGGGCAGCCGCCGGCCGGACACTCCTCCGGGGAAGAAGATGCCCGTGAGATCCGGACGGATCTCACGGGCATCACACGGAATCGGGTCAGGCGAAGGTGTGCATCCAGCCGTGCCGGTCCTCGCCGCCGCGCTGGATGCCGGTCAGCGTGTCGCGCAACCGCATCGTCACCTCGCCGGCGTCGCCGCCGTTGATGAGGAACTCGCCGTCGGCGTGCTTGACCCGGCCGACGGGCGTGATCACGGCGGCCGTGCCGCAGGCGAAGACCTCGGTCAGCTCGCCCGTGCCGACCTTCTTCTCCCACTCCTCGGTGGACACGCGCCGCTCCTCGACGCTGTAGCCGAGGTCGGACGCCACCCGCAGGATGGAGTCGCGGGTGATGCCGGGCAGCAGCGAGCCGGACAGCTCCGGCGTGACCACCTTCGCGTCGGCCCCGGAGCCGAACACGAAGAACAGGTTCATGCCGCCCATCTCCTCGACCCAGTGCCGCTCCATGGCGTCCAGCCACACGACCTGGTCGCAGCCCTGCTCGGCCGCCTGGGCCTGGGCCTGCAGCGAGGCCGCGTAGTTGCCGGCGCACTTGGCCGCGCCGGTGCCGCCCGGGGCGGCCCGCACGAACTCGGTGCACAGCCACACGCTGACCGGCTTGAGGCCGCCGCTGAAGTAGGAGCCCGCGGGCGAGGCGATGAGCACGTACACGTACTCCTTGGCCGGCCGCACGCCGAGGCCCTTCTCCGTGGAGATCATGAAGGGCCGCAGGTAGAGCGACTCCTCGGCCTGCTCGGGCACCCAGCGCCCGTCCACGGCCAGCAGCTCGCGGATCGACCCCAGGAACAGGTCGTCCGGCAGTTCGGGCATGGCCAGCCGGCGCGCCGAGGAGCGGAACCGCTCGGCGTTGGCCTCCGGCCGGAACGACTTCAGCGAGCCGTCCGGCTGGCGGTACGCCTTCAGTCCCTCGAAGATCGCCTGCCCGTAGTGCAGCACCATCGCCGCCGGATCGAGCTCCAGCGACTGGTAGGGCCGCACGGTCGCGTCGTGCCAGCCCTGCTCCGTGTTCCAGCGAATCGTCACCATGTGGTCGGTGAAGTGCTGTCCGAAGCCCGGCGAAGCCAGTACGTCCGCTACCCGCTCCGGGGTCGCCGGTGACGGGTGCGGGACATGGCTGAAGTGGGTGCCTGGCGTCATGTGAGAAGGCTAACGCCTACTCGCCGGTCAGAAAATCGCAGTCCCAAAGATCGGACGTCCAACCATCAGTAGTCGCCGGCCGGAAGCGTAGGCGCAGGCCACTCGGGGTCCGGCCGGAAGTCGGTCCACGTGCCGTCGAACGGGAAGCGGCCGGCCTCGGCCAGCGCGATCACCCGCTCCCCCTCCTCGCGCAGCCGCCGCAGCTGCTCGGCCGACAGCCGCCCGACCCGCACGCACTCGGCGGCCTCGTCCTCGTCCTTCCAGGCCCAGCTGCGGTCCGGGGCGATGGCCACGTCCAGCGCGCCGTCCACCCGGTCCACTGTGGACGCCGTGCGGCCCATCGGGATCTCCAGGTTCACGTACCAGCCCTGGAACTCCCAGTCCCGGCTGAAGAACCACCAGGTGCTCGACCAGCGGTCCTCCTCGACCAGCCGCAGGTTGGCCGAGGTGTGCCAGACGTGCGGGAACCGCTCCCGCTCCAGCGTGAACCGCTGCTCCATGGGAACGTCGCGGGGATCCTTGCCGCCGACCAACCGGGTGCCGACGATCGGTGTGCCCGCGGGCAGCCAGCCGACCAGCGCCCGGCCGTCGTCGGACAGCACGCTGAGCGGATGGACCTGGCCGAGAGTGCCGTCGAGACGGCGGAATCGCAGCAGCGCGGTGGAGCCCGGGGCCCAGATCGCCGATACGTTCGTCACACCGGTCGACGGTACAGAGACATGGCCCCCGAACCGAGCAGAACGACCGCGATCGTCGCCGCGAGGAGGAAGGGTGGCATCGTCATTCCGTACAGGACGGACAGTCCCAGCCCGAAACAGGCGGTCCGCATCGGCCATGTGCGGTCCTCCTTGAGCAGAATCCGCGCCGACGCGTTGGTGAAGGCGTAGTACGCCAGCATCGCGCAGGCGGCGAAGCCGATCGCCGTGGACGGTGGCAGCGCCACCGCCAGGACGGCCACCACAGTGCCGCCGGCCCAGGCCGCCACCCGGTCAACGCCGAGGCCCGCGGGCAGGTCGCCGGCCTTGGCCACCGCCGTCACGGTGCGACGCGCCCCCGACAGCACCGCCAGCAGCGCGGCGACCGTCGCGACGGCGGCGCCGCCCGAGACCAACGGCACGATCCACTGGCCGTCGGCGGAGATCACGGCGTCCAGCAGCGGGGTCGGCGACAGCGCGAGGCGGGTCGGGCCGAGCTGGCGGAACACGGCCGAGCCGACGGCGAGGTAGACGCCGAGCACGATCACCAGCGACACCGGGATCGCCAGGTGCAGCCGGCGGGCGGTGAAGCTCGGCTCGTCCAGCCCCGGGGCGGTGATCCGCTCGAAGCCGAGGAACGCGAAGACCAGGATGCCGGCCGAGGTCAGCAGCCCGAGCGGCTGGTCGGCGTCGGGCGCGTTGGTGATGGGGGGCGGTGGCACGGCGAAGCAGGTGGCGACGACCAGCGCCAGCGTCACGACCACAATGGCCACGACCGCCCGGTTCAGCTTGTGGTTGAGCCGAAAACCGACGACGTCCAACGCCACGGAGACGGCGATCACACCCAGCGCCCCGAACAGCGGCCGCGACGGCGTGACGTACGCGCCGAACGTGCCGGCGATGGCGGCCGCGGCGGCGAGCCGCCCGGCGATGGAGGCGCTGCCGGCCATCCGGCCGGGCCACGCCCCGAGCAGCTGCGATGTGTACCGGTAACCGGCCCCGTCGCCGGGAAACGCCCGGGCCTGGTCCGCGGTGGAGAAGGCGCTGCACGCCGCGAGCAGGGCCGCGAGCACGATCCCGACCAGCGCATACGTGCCGGCGATGGCCGATGCGGGGCTGAAGGCCGCGAACACGCCGGCGCCGAGCATGCCGCCGACACCGAGCAGCACCGTGTCGGCCGCCGGAAGCTGCCGGCGCAACGTGCGCGTCACACTCCCCACCTTCCCAGATGCGCGGCGTGATCGGCAGCCACCTGTCGAATGACGCTCGCGGTGCGGTAGTTAGCATCGCTTTTCAAATCTTCACCGCAGCAGGAGTCGAGGAGCCAAAAGTGACCGCGCCGAAGCTAGCACTGACCGACAGCGACCTGGTCGCTCTGGCCGTGGACGTTGTCGTCATCGGCACCGTCCAGGGGCCCGACGGCCTGGAGCTGGCGCCCGGCGCGGACGCCGTCGCGGCGGCGTTCGACGGCGGGCTGCCGGCGCTGCTCGGGGTGCTCGGCGCGACCGGCAAGGCCGAGGAGGTCGTGAAGGTCCCGACCGGCGGCAAGCTGGCGGCGCCGCTGCTGATCGCGGCCGGCCTGGGCAAGCCGGGCGACCACGGCGTGAGCACGGAGCAGGTGCGCCGCGCGGCCGGCGCCTCGGCGCGGGCGCTGGGCAAGGCGAAGAAGGCGGCCAGCACGCTGTCCGCTGTGGACCTCGGCGCGGCCGTCGAGGGCACGCTGCTGGGCGGCTACACCTTCACGCAGTACAAGTCGGAGTCGAGCGACGCCGGCCTGTCCAAGGTGGAGTTCGCCAGCCCCGCCGACGGCACGGCCAAGGAGCACAAGGCCGCCCTCAAGGCGCACGCCGCCATCGCCGAGTGCGTGGCCATCACCCGTGACCTGGTGAACACGCCGCCGAACGACCTGTTCCCGGCCAG includes these proteins:
- the cobT gene encoding nicotinate-nucleotide--dimethylbenzimidazole phosphoribosyltransferase, with the protein product MTSIEFPAVDPPDPAARREAAARHERLTKPAGSLGRLEELGVWIASCQGKCPPRPFTRARVVVFAGDHGVARSGVSAYPTEVTGQMVANFMTGGAAINVLAGVAGATVRVVDMAVDADTPEQVSRHKVRRSSGSIDREDALTDDEVRRAVAAGMAIADEEVDGGADLLIAGDMGIGNTTPSAVIVAALTGEEPVAVVGRGTGIDDSAWMRKTAAIRDALRRARKVTGDPLALLRTVGGADIAAMAGFLAQAAIRRTPVLLDGLVVGAAAMVAEDLAPGARHWWVAGHRSVEPAHGFVLGHLGLTPIIDLGMRLGEGSGAAAALPLITMAARILTDMATFGDAGVSERSEDTASTPS
- a CDS encoding APC family permease, which encodes MTRTLRRQLPAADTVLLGVGGMLGAGVFAAFSPASAIAGTYALVGIVLAALLAACSAFSTADQARAFPGDGAGYRYTSQLLGAWPGRMAGSASIAGRLAAAAAIAGTFGAYVTPSRPLFGALGVIAVSVALDVVGFRLNHKLNRAVVAIVVVTLALVVATCFAVPPPPITNAPDADQPLGLLTSAGILVFAFLGFERITAPGLDEPSFTARRLHLAIPVSLVIVLGVYLAVGSAVFRQLGPTRLALSPTPLLDAVISADGQWIVPLVSGGAAVATVAALLAVLSGARRTVTAVAKAGDLPAGLGVDRVAAWAGGTVVAVLAVALPPSTAIGFAACAMLAYYAFTNASARILLKEDRTWPMRTACFGLGLSVLYGMTMPPFLLAATIAVVLLGSGAMSLYRRPV
- a CDS encoding branched-chain amino acid aminotransferase, with the translated sequence MTPGTHFSHVPHPSPATPERVADVLASPGFGQHFTDHMVTIRWNTEQGWHDATVRPYQSLELDPAAMVLHYGQAIFEGLKAYRQPDGSLKSFRPEANAERFRSSARRLAMPELPDDLFLGSIRELLAVDGRWVPEQAEESLYLRPFMISTEKGLGVRPAKEYVYVLIASPAGSYFSGGLKPVSVWLCTEFVRAAPGGTGAAKCAGNYAASLQAQAQAAEQGCDQVVWLDAMERHWVEEMGGMNLFFVFGSGADAKVVTPELSGSLLPGITRDSILRVASDLGYSVEERRVSTEEWEKKVGTGELTEVFACGTAAVITPVGRVKHADGEFLINGGDAGEVTMRLRDTLTGIQRGGEDRHGWMHTFA
- the cobS gene encoding adenosylcobinamide-GDP ribazoletransferase, encoding MDGLRLALSWLTVLPVPAPSVDRRVAARAISLAPLVGLLLGLLAALVSWGVVTLGAPPLLAGLLVVAVLALLTRGMHLDGLADTADGLGCYGPPARALEIMKSGGAGPFAVVVLVVGLGIQAVCFGAEPWPAVLLAVVASRVAFTWCCLRSVPAARPEGLGALVSGSQPLAVPVLWTALALAAGFLAVPDKPWLGPIGVALATALVLLLLRHVRKRFGGITGDVLGAASELAATVVLVVCAF
- a CDS encoding MAB_1171c family putative transporter; this translates as MNAYLYPACAILVGIVTLVKLPTLWTRRTPVHVALWLVFALTTVLFTVSSPTVWPRVSAAIGITNISGLITQGLVIVLAAIQQVLVLLWVHDSETAWRKLRPRLLLFALVLVAMAVLFFVSMANGENPNDFALAKAGQFPYYLTVYVVSFCVAQASTFKICLQCARRVADTWLRRGLLLTGAGCGADFVYSAGRIGDIVAALFGSSGVAWEPVVQIAAVTSAVLRPIAWTIPSWGHHLTNASAWVGRVFALRLLAPLHARIVAVVPEVRLPLEAGTPVDTRLYRMLIEIRDGQRALQPWMSAAVGEDVSSRCRAAGIGDAAAVIEAAQLRVAVEAAEAGAPKRDSAVGTVAEPSDLAGELAHQKAVARAFRRSPIVDAVARDERIRSAEREIA
- a CDS encoding cytochrome P450 family protein, whose protein sequence is MSDQLPMPFDASYYADPYAFHASLREAGPVHHFMTPDGSPAWIVPRAADVARLFGDPRLSLNKANSRTGYAGFSLPPELDANMMNMDGDDHQRLRRIVSRSFTARRVEQMADGIRAVASDLADRLAGPTVDLVAEYAAPLPLTVIGDLIGVPLEDRARFAAWTAAMFAPAHPRDAADGIASMQKFLLDLVAARRDDPGDDLLSAIISARDDDERMSENELVSLAFLLLLAGVENVAHVIASGVLTLLENPALDRDRITDFVEELLRLAVPAHFAIRRFPLADIDVDGVTIPAGDTVLLGMASANRDPSRFPEPDRLDPARPDRQHFTFGHGVHYCLGAPLARLEIRIALETLFARFPDLRLAVPAAELPWRASFRSHALKALPVLLG
- a CDS encoding helix-turn-helix domain-containing protein; its protein translation is MASDNHRAGSGAEDIDDRLNLTRSAVGERLRYIREHHPEGPLTRAELAERSGVSMRTIAALESAEGANVQVDTLVKLTHSLGIRRVAYLLDGDVFAQVNQELALSRQLREAKDAGVEAVLLRNSTGISDDAASTLNNLLDAIVGAARQAKGRLQGDAPDAGR
- the cobU gene encoding bifunctional adenosylcobinamide kinase/adenosylcobinamide-phosphate guanylyltransferase: MTSRTLVLGGARSGKSAHAEGLAAGSVTYVATARRDPADAEWQARIAAHVARRPPTWSTVETTDLPAVLDSVPGTVLVDDLATWLTGVLDDTGAWEGTVSEARARCDELVAAVARREGPLVLVSAEVGLGVVPATRSGRLFRDELGSLNARLAQVCDEVLLLVAGLPLRLR
- a CDS encoding DUF402 domain-containing protein; the protein is MTNVSAIWAPGSTALLRFRRLDGTLGQVHPLSVLSDDGRALVGWLPAGTPIVGTRLVGGKDPRDVPMEQRFTLERERFPHVWHTSANLRLVEEDRWSSTWWFFSRDWEFQGWYVNLEIPMGRTASTVDRVDGALDVAIAPDRSWAWKDEDEAAECVRVGRLSAEQLRRLREEGERVIALAEAGRFPFDGTWTDFRPDPEWPAPTLPAGDY